TTTATTTAGTTGCTTTTGGACTGGGGCTGGGTCAGAGGCTTAGTATGGATGGGGTTTCTTATCTTATGTTTGTGGTGCCGGGTATTTGTGCGATGAGCTCCATGATTAATTCTTACACCTGGATTGCTACCTCAATTTCCGTTGGCAGGCTGCATTTCAAAACCTTTGATGAATACCATGTAAGCCCGGCAACCGCAGGGGATATAATGTTAGGTGAGGTATTATCCGGGGTAGTTCGCGGGCTCTTTGCTTCAAGCTTAATCCTCATAGCCGGGGCTATCTTTGGGGCAGGATTCCCGATGAATCCTCTGTTTTTGATCAGCTGGCTTCTAACCTGTTTGATCTTTGCCTGCTTTGGGGTTATCTCTGGATTCTTAGCAAAATCGCATGAGGATACAGCTACCTTCTCCAACTTCTTTATTATGCCGATGGCATTCTTTTGCGGCACATTCTTTCCCATAGATAATCTGCCGCCATTTATCAAATGGTTTCTCTATATCCTGCCGCTTACCTATGCCAGCAAAACATTAAGGGCAAGTTTTCTGGGAGAGGAGGTAGAAATAATCTCCCTGGTGATTATGCTTGCTATTTTTGTAGCCTGTTTCTACTGGGGGGTGCTAACTATCAGGAGGTCAAACAGATGAGAGAGAAAGAATATAGGACTTATGGGGGAATCTTTTTAATTTGTGCTCTTTTTCTTTGTGGCGGTGCCAGACAACAGCC
This window of the bacterium genome carries:
- a CDS encoding ABC transporter permease — protein: MNFYPIFLREMLIFKRRLLRISYLFSTMVTPLLYLVAFGLGLGQRLSMDGVSYLMFVVPGICAMSSMINSYTWIATSISVGRLHFKTFDEYHVSPATAGDIMLGEVLSGVVRGLFASSLILIAGAIFGAGFPMNPLFLISWLLTCLIFACFGVISGFLAKSHEDTATFSNFFIMPMAFFCGTFFPIDNLPPFIKWFLYILPLTYASKTLRASFLGEEVEIISLVIMLAIFVACFYWGVLTIRRSNR